In the Leptotrichia sp. oral taxon 847 genome, one interval contains:
- a CDS encoding PTS sugar transporter subunit IIA, translated as MGLFDLFKKGKKEEEVKQEFEGKIIAPISGRIMPLSEVPDEVFAQKMVGDGIAIEPNGSGSMLAPAAGRVEKIFDTNHAFSIVTPAGVEIFVHFGMDTVQLEGKGFERVVEEGAVVKVGDPLIKYDYEFLKANAKSIITPVIISNYEDYSSLNPVESGEAKAGETVVLNIQK; from the coding sequence ATGGGACTATTTGATTTATTTAAAAAAGGAAAAAAGGAAGAAGAAGTAAAACAGGAATTTGAAGGGAAAATAATTGCACCAATTTCGGGTAGAATTATGCCTTTGTCTGAAGTTCCTGATGAAGTATTTGCTCAAAAAATGGTAGGAGACGGAATTGCAATTGAACCTAATGGATCAGGTTCAATGTTAGCTCCAGCTGCGGGAAGAGTAGAAAAAATCTTTGATACTAATCACGCATTTAGTATTGTAACACCAGCAGGAGTAGAAATTTTTGTTCACTTCGGAATGGATACAGTTCAATTAGAAGGAAAAGGTTTTGAAAGAGTTGTTGAAGAAGGTGCAGTTGTAAAAGTTGGAGATCCATTAATTAAATACGATTATGAATTTTTAAAAGCAAATGCAAAATCAATAATTACACCAGTAATTATCTCAAACTATGAAGATTACAGTTCATTAAATCCAGTTGAAAGTGGAGAAGCTAAAGCAGGGGAAACAGTAGTTTTAAACATTCAAAAATAG
- a CDS encoding methyltransferase regulatory domain-containing protein: MNSEENKESYDELVYKANPFADTAMIKLEAYAYFYGLNPQKATKARILELGTSFGGNLIAQAINFEDNYYVGVDLSHEQIKKGNEIIKKLGLKNIELHQKDILTIDESFGKFDYIISHGVFSWVPNDVKHKMIEICNQNLNENGIAYLSYNTYPGWKEASKVRDMMMYVNKFYPNLSLLEKTERGRLVVEIFKEQIELYPDLKDRSKSYLEWMDSVLKHKNYYLGHEYLEMFNDPLYIHEFAELADKNGLKYFTDTNLKLSMATSYKKETVEKLQQLSGGDNVIKEQCIDFILDTKFRKSLMCKKSQADKLNFSESIPNTILDSLYYVIRNEIKIAELEDKVLEETLKHLLNKKYGEFEIEDAKKFLEDKDLDQEQKGKIVQEIRGFILNNVIVGNLNFYLTKIERVSFVENETYVPEKFIKYVEVILSEDGQYIGIGNFKNEIFPVDGIELLLLQQLKEPTTKDKLISELEKLGLKRMIDGKEEDVDPAEYLEMFLDKYENLNFFRKK, translated from the coding sequence ATGAATAGCGAAGAAAACAAAGAAAGTTATGATGAGTTAGTTTATAAAGCAAATCCATTTGCAGATACAGCGATGATAAAATTGGAAGCATATGCATATTTTTATGGACTTAATCCACAGAAAGCTACAAAAGCTCGAATACTGGAATTGGGGACATCCTTTGGAGGAAATTTGATTGCACAAGCGATTAATTTTGAAGACAATTATTATGTCGGTGTGGATTTGTCGCATGAGCAGATAAAAAAAGGGAATGAAATTATAAAAAAATTGGGATTAAAAAATATTGAGTTACATCAAAAAGATATTTTGACAATTGATGAAAGTTTTGGGAAATTTGATTATATAATTTCTCACGGAGTTTTTTCGTGGGTTCCGAATGATGTAAAGCACAAAATGATAGAAATTTGCAATCAAAATTTGAATGAAAATGGGATCGCATATTTGTCTTACAATACTTATCCAGGTTGGAAAGAAGCTTCAAAGGTAAGAGATATGATGATGTACGTAAATAAATTTTATCCAAATCTTTCACTGCTTGAAAAAACGGAAAGAGGAAGATTAGTTGTAGAAATTTTTAAAGAACAGATAGAACTTTATCCAGATTTAAAAGATAGAAGCAAAAGTTATCTGGAATGGATGGATAGTGTATTAAAACATAAAAATTATTACCTTGGACACGAATATTTGGAAATGTTTAACGATCCTTTATACATTCACGAATTTGCTGAACTAGCTGATAAAAATGGATTGAAATATTTTACTGACACAAATCTAAAATTATCAATGGCAACTTCTTATAAAAAGGAAACTGTGGAAAAATTACAGCAGTTGTCTGGCGGAGATAATGTAATCAAAGAACAATGTATTGACTTTATCTTGGATACAAAATTTAGAAAATCACTTATGTGTAAAAAAAGTCAGGCAGATAAGTTGAATTTTTCTGAAAGCATACCTAATACAATACTTGACAGCCTTTACTATGTAATAAGAAATGAAATAAAAATAGCGGAACTTGAAGATAAAGTCTTGGAAGAAACTTTAAAACATTTGCTTAATAAAAAATACGGAGAATTTGAAATTGAAGATGCAAAGAAATTTTTGGAAGACAAAGATTTAGATCAAGAGCAGAAAGGTAAAATAGTTCAAGAAATAAGAGGATTTATTTTAAATAACGTAATAGTAGGAAATCTAAATTTCTATTTGACAAAAATTGAAAGAGTAAGTTTTGTGGAAAATGAAACTTATGTTCCAGAAAAATTTATCAAATATGTGGAAGTTATTCTAAGTGAAGATGGGCAATACATCGGAATTGGAAACTTTAAAAATGAAATTTTCCCTGTGGACGGCATTGAACTATTACTTTTGCAACAATTAAAAGAGCCAACAACTAAAGATAAATTAATAAGCGAATTAGAAAAGTTGGGACTTAAAAGAATGATTGATGGAAAAGAGGAAGATGTAGATCCAGCTGAGTATTTAGAAATGTTTTTGGATAAATATGAAAATTTGAATTTTTTCAGAAAAAAATAA
- a CDS encoding tetratricopeptide repeat protein has protein sequence MKKYKKSILLIMGLMIFASCGEKKDQSVKPTSKPKVISAIDEKVKKLTDAARKGDVAAQTELGEMYLFGKGVPKDYKKALMWSTKAMKKGNEIATTNVGIIYFEGFGVKKNYKKASELFNKAMDKGNMNAEMKAPRYLGIMAQNGLGTKKNLEDAIFYYEMGDSAGDIVAQYNLAKIYESQNNFERAKELYEKAGDRKDKEAAPMFSALGDMYKDGKGVPKDIKEAKKWYEKAVEAGSDEAKLKLEKL, from the coding sequence ATGAAAAAGTATAAAAAAAGTATTTTACTGATAATGGGACTTATGATTTTTGCAAGTTGTGGAGAAAAAAAGGATCAAAGTGTAAAACCAACTTCTAAACCCAAAGTTATATCAGCAATAGATGAAAAAGTAAAAAAATTGACAGATGCGGCTCGAAAGGGAGATGTTGCGGCACAAACTGAATTAGGAGAAATGTACCTTTTTGGGAAGGGAGTGCCAAAAGACTATAAAAAAGCGCTTATGTGGTCGACAAAAGCGATGAAAAAAGGGAATGAAATAGCGACTACAAATGTTGGAATAATATATTTTGAAGGATTTGGTGTCAAAAAAAATTACAAAAAAGCGTCCGAACTGTTTAATAAAGCGATGGACAAAGGAAATATGAACGCTGAAATGAAAGCGCCAAGATATTTGGGAATTATGGCACAAAATGGTCTTGGAACAAAAAAAAATCTGGAAGATGCAATCTTTTACTATGAAATGGGGGATAGTGCAGGCGATATAGTTGCTCAATACAATTTAGCAAAAATTTATGAAAGTCAAAATAATTTTGAAAGAGCAAAAGAACTTTATGAAAAAGCAGGTGATAGAAAAGATAAAGAAGCAGCTCCGATGTTTAGCGCATTAGGAGATATGTACAAAGATGGAAAAGGTGTACCTAAGGATATTAAAGAAGCTAAAAAATGGTATGAAAAAGCAGTGGAAGCTGGAAGTGATGAAGCAAAACTAAAATTGGAAAAATTATAA
- a CDS encoding alpha/beta hydrolase family protein → MLKKLLLTTIFSVISIIGFAETDVSQIAVDYPYKESAIMATVLGTPPSQYYKFKHTKGPKVKRFKAVKKVPEILRQWSTYDYGVWEQKEKAPLMIVISGTGSLYNSGMSLYLANVFYDKGYNVIAFSSPTTMPYIVSQGRNNYGGYMKDETVQMYDLISRAIAQEKRDGMKISKTYISGYSLGGFQSLLLHELDGEKKRIGIEKSLLLNSPLSILTATKKLDNYLVKNGIFDAKSLEKYLDNIFSKLINDGSIKLNDFSSTNLNESLGKLDLGEKDFEILTGLLFRLYSANMTFAGEVFSGNNAYGRLSEKKHYKRFDSVTKEFQEALSVSFEEYAKELLYPYLKKYKHPNLTPTEFLEDFDLRSRKDFIEKNNKNIVFITSENDILLSQNDLDYIKNTFSNRVLVPFGGHTGLLWHNDMANLMVEKLEEE, encoded by the coding sequence ATGTTAAAAAAATTATTACTTACGACTATTTTTTCAGTAATTTCAATTATCGGATTTGCTGAAACTGATGTGTCACAGATAGCAGTGGATTATCCTTATAAAGAAAGCGCTATAATGGCTACTGTCTTGGGGACACCGCCAAGTCAATATTATAAATTCAAACACACAAAGGGACCAAAAGTAAAAAGATTTAAAGCTGTTAAAAAAGTACCTGAAATTTTAAGACAATGGAGTACATATGATTACGGAGTTTGGGAACAAAAAGAAAAGGCACCGCTTATGATTGTAATTTCTGGAACAGGATCGCTTTATAACAGTGGAATGTCGCTTTATTTAGCTAATGTTTTTTATGACAAGGGTTATAATGTGATAGCATTCAGTTCACCGACAACAATGCCTTATATAGTATCTCAAGGTAGAAATAACTACGGTGGATATATGAAAGATGAAACTGTCCAGATGTATGATTTAATTTCAAGAGCAATTGCACAAGAAAAAAGAGACGGCATGAAAATTTCAAAAACTTACATTTCAGGATATAGTTTGGGAGGATTTCAGTCGCTTTTGCTACACGAATTAGACGGAGAAAAGAAAAGAATCGGAATAGAAAAATCTTTGCTTTTAAACTCTCCGCTAAGTATTCTTACGGCAACTAAAAAATTGGATAACTATTTGGTAAAAAATGGAATTTTTGATGCTAAAAGTCTGGAAAAATATTTGGATAACATTTTTTCTAAACTTATAAATGATGGTTCTATTAAATTAAATGATTTTTCTTCTACAAATCTTAATGAATCACTTGGAAAATTAGATCTTGGAGAAAAAGATTTCGAGATATTAACTGGACTTTTATTTAGACTTTATTCGGCGAATATGACTTTTGCAGGAGAAGTTTTTAGTGGAAATAACGCTTATGGAAGACTTTCAGAAAAAAAACATTACAAACGTTTTGATTCTGTAACAAAAGAATTTCAGGAAGCACTTTCTGTTTCATTTGAGGAATATGCAAAAGAACTTTTATACCCTTATTTGAAGAAATATAAACATCCTAACTTAACACCGACTGAATTTTTGGAAGATTTTGATTTAAGAAGCCGCAAGGATTTTATTGAAAAAAATAACAAGAATATTGTCTTTATTACTTCAGAAAATGATATTTTACTTTCACAAAATGATTTAGACTACA
- a CDS encoding thiamine-binding protein, with product MSNKINASVAIQVLPSTCENEEVIRIVDKVIEYIKSKNFKMVVGPFETTIEGDYDELMNIVKMCQIIAVEAGAESVMSYVKINYKPGGEIITIEKKIKKYIQ from the coding sequence ATGTCTAATAAAATCAATGCAAGTGTTGCAATTCAAGTTTTGCCAAGTACTTGCGAAAATGAAGAAGTGATAAGAATAGTGGACAAAGTTATCGAGTACATTAAAAGTAAAAATTTTAAAATGGTAGTTGGACCTTTTGAAACAACGATTGAAGGGGATTATGATGAACTTATGAACATTGTTAAAATGTGTCAAATTATTGCAGTTGAAGCTGGAGCGGAAAGTGTGATGTCATATGTCAAAATAAATTATAAACCGGGAGGAGAGATAATTACAATTGAGAAAAAAATCAAAAAATATATACAGTAA
- the gpmI gene encoding 2,3-bisphosphoglycerate-independent phosphoglycerate mutase — translation MKKRPVVLVILDGWGMNHHDDQVNGIKMANPLNFNRYKEEYPFTELRADGGHVGLPDGQFGNSEVGHTNIGAGRTVFQMLPKISKAIKDGSILENEVLANVMETTKNNGKALHILGLASDGGVHCHLEHIIGLVDMAAKKGLTEVYVHPITDGRDTPPESGVNYLSQLQKALDEIGVGKIATVIGRYYGMDRDNNWDREKLAYDALTSGDGEVYPTADEAIKASYAKGVTDEFVVPVKIGSKDNGLIKDGDGVIFANFRPDRARQLTRMFIDDNFKGFERKVYPKVNFVTMAQYDATFTSPIAFPPEKIVNCFGEVVSKAGLIQVRTAETEKYAHVTFFFNGGKEEPYTGEVRLLSDSPKVATYDLQPEMSAYKVKDRLIEELNTGKVDTVILNFANPDMVGHTGNVNAVIEACQAVDNCLGQLVTKVLEMDGVLFITADHGNADLLVNPETNEPHTAHTVNPVPFIFISNDMKDAKLRKGGRLADIAPTMLEFLGLEKPSEMDGSSLIEK, via the coding sequence ATGAAAAAAAGACCAGTAGTTTTAGTAATTTTAGATGGTTGGGGTATGAATCACCATGACGATCAAGTTAATGGAATAAAAATGGCAAATCCATTAAACTTTAATAGATATAAAGAGGAATACCCTTTTACCGAACTTCGTGCAGATGGAGGTCATGTTGGATTACCTGATGGACAATTTGGAAATTCTGAAGTTGGACACACAAATATTGGAGCTGGAAGAACAGTTTTTCAAATGCTTCCCAAAATTTCAAAAGCGATTAAAGATGGGTCAATTTTGGAAAATGAGGTATTGGCAAATGTGATGGAGACAACAAAAAATAATGGTAAAGCACTACACATTTTAGGACTTGCATCTGATGGTGGAGTTCATTGCCATCTTGAACATATCATAGGATTGGTTGATATGGCAGCTAAAAAAGGACTTACAGAAGTTTATGTTCATCCTATCACAGATGGAAGAGACACACCACCTGAAAGTGGAGTAAACTATTTATCACAATTACAAAAAGCTCTAGATGAAATAGGCGTTGGAAAAATTGCAACTGTAATCGGAAGATACTACGGAATGGACAGAGACAATAACTGGGATAGAGAAAAATTAGCTTATGACGCGCTAACTAGTGGGGACGGTGAAGTTTATCCAACAGCTGACGAAGCTATTAAAGCGTCGTATGCAAAAGGTGTAACTGACGAATTTGTAGTTCCTGTTAAAATTGGTTCAAAAGATAATGGGTTAATCAAAGATGGAGACGGAGTAATTTTTGCAAACTTTAGACCAGATAGAGCAAGACAGCTTACAAGAATGTTTATTGATGATAATTTCAAAGGATTTGAGAGAAAAGTTTATCCAAAAGTAAATTTTGTAACAATGGCTCAATACGATGCGACATTTACTTCACCAATTGCATTCCCGCCTGAAAAAATAGTAAATTGTTTTGGAGAAGTAGTTTCAAAAGCTGGATTAATTCAAGTAAGAACGGCAGAAACTGAAAAATACGCACATGTTACATTTTTCTTTAATGGTGGAAAAGAAGAACCTTATACAGGAGAAGTAAGATTATTATCAGATTCACCAAAAGTTGCAACTTATGACTTGCAGCCTGAAATGAGTGCTTACAAAGTAAAAGATAGACTTATCGAAGAATTAAATACAGGAAAAGTAGACACAGTTATCTTAAACTTTGCAAATCCTGATATGGTTGGACATACAGGAAATGTAAATGCGGTAATTGAAGCTTGCCAAGCTGTGGATAATTGTCTAGGACAACTTGTTACAAAAGTATTGGAAATGGACGGAGTATTATTTATAACTGCTGATCATGGAAATGCGGATTTATTAGTAAATCCTGAAACAAATGAGCCTCATACAGCTCATACTGTAAACCCCGTTCCATTCATCTTTATTTCAAACGATATGAAGGACGCTAAATTAAGAAAAGGCGGAAGACTTGCTGATATTGCGCCTACAATGCTAGAATTCTTAGGTTTAGAAAAGCCTTCGGAAATGGATGGAAGTAGTTTAATAGAAAAATAA
- a CDS encoding DEAD/DEAH box helicase: protein MQKFEDFGLSTEMLNALSKKGFEEPSEIQKLVLPELLKERTHLIGQAQTGTGKTAAFSIPILETIKSDKTVKALILAPTRELANQVADEIYSLKGEKNLKVLAVYGGASIENQIKRLKSGVDIVVGTPGRVMDLMKKKVLKVDNLDYFVLDEADEMLNMGFIEDIEEILKKTNDGKKMLFFSATIPKQILAIAKKFMPEYKLLKVPKKELTTNLTEQIYYEVKQEDKFEALCRVLDYEQDFYGIVFCRTKSEVDDVTNKLKARNYDAECIHGDITQALRQKALDLFKKKILTVLVATDVAARGIDVSNLTHVINYSIPQEAESYVHRIGRTGRAGQKGIAITFVTPREASKLAQIKRITKTDIKREDIPNVEEILNAKKEALIAYIEEIIKEDDHSAYDELANDLLEGRDPKQVLASVLRHVYEDEFLPENYSEIQDVKVKIADKTRLFIALGSKDGYNVGRLLDLLHKKAKTPGRKVKDVKIMDKYSFITVPLQEAEYIMRALNSKKDSKPLVEEATGNRKSGGNGKKSSSKKSGRKKSSSKKTSSKKDKKNKKKSKK, encoded by the coding sequence ATGCAAAAATTTGAAGATTTTGGATTAAGCACAGAAATGCTTAATGCACTAAGTAAAAAAGGATTCGAGGAACCAAGCGAAATACAAAAATTGGTACTTCCTGAATTATTAAAAGAGAGAACGCACTTAATAGGACAAGCACAGACAGGAACAGGAAAGACGGCGGCATTTAGTATCCCAATCCTAGAAACTATTAAATCTGATAAAACTGTTAAAGCTTTAATCTTAGCACCTACAAGAGAGCTTGCAAATCAAGTGGCAGATGAAATTTATTCATTAAAAGGTGAAAAAAATTTAAAAGTGTTAGCAGTTTACGGTGGTGCATCTATCGAAAATCAAATTAAAAGGCTAAAATCTGGAGTTGACATTGTTGTCGGAACGCCTGGAAGAGTTATGGACTTGATGAAGAAAAAAGTCTTAAAAGTTGACAATTTGGATTATTTCGTATTAGACGAAGCGGATGAAATGTTAAATATGGGATTTATCGAAGATATTGAAGAAATATTAAAAAAGACGAACGACGGGAAAAAAATGTTGTTTTTCTCAGCCACAATCCCTAAACAAATTTTGGCAATAGCTAAAAAGTTTATGCCAGAGTATAAATTATTAAAAGTTCCAAAAAAGGAATTGACTACAAATTTAACAGAACAAATTTATTATGAAGTTAAACAGGAAGATAAGTTTGAAGCGCTATGTAGAGTTTTGGACTACGAGCAGGATTTTTACGGAATTGTATTTTGTAGAACAAAATCAGAAGTTGACGATGTTACAAATAAATTAAAAGCTAGAAATTACGATGCTGAATGTATTCATGGCGACATCACTCAAGCGTTAAGACAAAAAGCGTTGGATTTATTCAAGAAAAAAATATTAACAGTCCTTGTGGCAACAGACGTTGCAGCAAGAGGAATAGATGTGAGTAACTTAACACACGTAATCAATTACTCAATACCGCAGGAAGCAGAATCTTATGTCCACAGAATTGGAAGAACTGGAAGAGCTGGTCAAAAGGGGATTGCAATTACTTTTGTAACACCTAGGGAAGCTAGTAAATTGGCACAAATTAAAAGAATTACAAAAACCGATATCAAAAGAGAAGATATACCAAATGTGGAAGAAATTTTAAACGCTAAAAAAGAAGCATTAATCGCCTATATTGAAGAAATTATAAAAGAAGATGACCATAGTGCTTACGATGAATTGGCAAATGATTTGCTTGAAGGAAGAGATCCAAAACAAGTTTTGGCATCTGTATTAAGACATGTCTATGAAGATGAGTTTTTACCTGAAAATTACAGTGAAATTCAAGATGTGAAAGTTAAAATTGCGGATAAAACAAGATTATTTATCGCACTTGGTTCAAAAGATGGCTATAATGTGGGAAGGTTATTAGATTTACTTCATAAAAAGGCAAAAACTCCAGGAAGAAAAGTAAAAGATGTAAAAATTATGGATAAATATTCATTCATTACAGTGCCACTACAGGAAGCGGAATACATTATGAGAGCACTAAATTCCAAAAAAGATTCCAAGCCTCTAGTTGAAGAAGCTACAGGTAATAGAAAAAGTGGCGGAAACGGAAAAAAATCCTCGTCAAAAAAATCTGGAAGAAAAAAGTCATCAAGTAAAAAAACTTCTTCAAAAAAAGATAAAAAAAATAAGAAAAAATCTAAAAAATAA